Within Wyeomyia smithii strain HCP4-BCI-WySm-NY-G18 chromosome 2, ASM2978416v1, whole genome shotgun sequence, the genomic segment ttacaaatatagaatgtaccgaatgtttaataatgaaaatttaaaaaatttaagcgaatttttggcactagacaaatctcgccaaacatgtgaaaagggcccatgtgccatatgttaacaagccaaattttctcgttttttgatcaatacaagcgaaatctactcttaccaataagatttattgataaaaaaatttactcttaatcaaacaatcttatttgtacgagtagattaagcttgtattcattgaaaaacgtgaaattgtggcttgtttacatatggcacttgggcccttttcacatgttcagcgagaaatgaaaagaccacgtggttaaagtcgcaagggggagggggagggggttggccaaaagaccacgaaagaccacggggggtacGGGAGGGataaaaagggatcaaaatatgaccacgtggtttaggaacggcccccaaACAGTATCAATGATCAACTAGAATTGCTCGCTGTGTACCATTTCTagtgcaaaaaatgaaaaaatacatgTGACCCACTCTACGATAGGTTATCTCCTGGAAATCAATGAGTGATGCGACCGAGAGGCATAAAGCAGACAAAAAACCTCTCTGCGCAGTGCACTTATCAATGTACACAATATTGTTATGTATCTACAATCTACATACAGAGCATGTACGCGTGGATGTGGATTTGGTTTGCAAGACCGATGTGTTAGTGTTGATTCCGTGCACTTCCGTCAGTGAACTTGAAGAGATGAGAACAAACACGGAGAGCGTTGAATTTTGACAACGTTGTACACTTTCCGCAAGTCGCATGCTGCTTCATCCAAGCATTGAATGCAGCTTCATTAGAGAAGGGGTAGGTGGGAAACTGAGTGAGGCCCTCGCCATGCAGTATGCGCCTAGGCGCGACAAGTGTCTTTTTTCACGGTGAGGAATAATATTAACAATGTAAACGATTACGCGCGTCCAAGCACATCCCGAACTGTTTTGACGCTATTCGCGTCTCGCCGTATTCTGCCGTATTCTGCAGAGCGCGCCAGAATGTGAACGGCCTAAGACCGGTGTTAGTATTGGCTACTGAAAATACTCTCGGTGGCATTTTTGATTGGCAAATGATTTTCTTTCCGTACTTTTTAAGAGGCAAATAAATAAACATGGAGCCAGATCTTGTTGAAGACCTTCTAGTCAAGCCATTCTTAAGAAGAACTGTAGAAGAAAAGCTCTTGGTCACAAAAATGCAAGTTCCTCGACCAAAGCTAGAAAATCTCAAGTCAACGTTTGTCAGAGGTGGAATGACAATTACACGAAAATTAACGTGAACGCTTATGATGCAACGTGGCTGTGCGGGTCACAGACACGTGGTAAACTATGTTGCTGGCCGTGTCTCTTGTTTCAAAATCTTAGTGATAAATGCGTGTGAATAAAGGATGGATATGGGAATTTGAACCATCTTTCCTCGGCCATGAAGGGGCATGCAGCGAATTACTTAAAATAAATCTGGTGTTTGAAGAcgatatttttatgaataaatttgattctttttatgaCAGTTAATGATAGATTTTTAGAAAATATGAATACTAAATTAGATAAATGTAATGCATGCGTTTTGTTATGTACATTTCTGGTGCTGTTCACTGGGGAAGGGGGAATTAGGTGTTTATATGGGACAACCTTTAGTGCACAGTCAATATCCAAATCCACGAGACGCCactgtggctttgcacacaaccctcctgtgatttttttctcttcgtTAATCCCGTCGAGCAATTACTTTGCGAACTCcatgtaagttgacgcgttttggtaatggatatgggcaccaaaactcacaggattggttaaaaagctgcattctttctagggcagctaTTTAGAGCTCTtctcgaccagtgttattcagGCCACTTCAAAATACTGCCGTCCCCGTCCATGTTTTCGTGACACCAACATTCTACGTACACATCTCCTTAGTGTGCCGTGGCAGCGTAGACCTCTTTCCTTTCTCCTATGAATTTTATTTGTTActtattggtgcttattacgggagtcacttcacggtgaaatatatttcactttcacgttcactttttgagacctattacCTATTCCACCttaagtgaggtgacaaaaattacctccgtggagtgagattgccagtgaagtgaaattgagaataggacgaGTGAAatatgggattttttttttcctctgtgtggactcatcactgcgaccagagacattttgatctattgtgatattgcccaggtgttatgagagtttcccagctcaaaaatttctaagtcccggggagtcgattgagctgaaattttgtatggagacatttttcgacaaaagGAAATTTTTAAGCCCtactgctaaacgaaattcgaaggtcaatttttcccTTACGTTCCATTGGCCGCAGCTCAGAAATTTGTAAGTCCGGGAgagtcgatttaaaaaaaaattcgcctcgttactggaaaataaatcccatatATATTATCACTAGATCACAAACCAATCGATTTTTAAGCTTCTctatcttcgtgaaatcatttcaccgttcaaaatggtcgtgaaataattccacgcgaaacgtcgcttattccgttttcacttcactcATTTGTTTTCTCActttacgtgagtcccgtaaaaGGACTTTACTcacttcaccgtgaagtgactcccgtaataagcaccattttAAAAGTCATTCGACATAAGTATGGTCTTAAATTCGTTGATCAAATGTTGTAGTTCCAGACAGTCAGAAAAGGCTTTGATTACCACGAATGTTTTCACATCATCTGCGTAAAGTAAGTGACCCCCAGGTGGTAGTAAAAGTTGAGGACCTAAATTGCTCCTTTGTGGGACGCCAGAGAGATGGGTTATTGACGATGCTCCTTAGGGAGtggcgtattatacctgtttacaCTACCGCATACAGACGCAATTtctctgtctccggcatggtgattccgatcaatcacggagtagcaGCTATTGATAGGTCATTAGACTAGTTCCAGAACATGTTCAATTTAAGATCTTTTATTACTATGTATTACTATTCTTAATCTTTTAGCATTAGGCTCAAATTATTCTAGACTACATTTGTTCCTATTACTTCAGTGATTACTAAATACACAATATAttgagtttgagtttttttctaTAAGAGCACTCAATTTCTTTTGcctttataaaataaaaatgtttttgcattttctctgTAACTCCCAATTGCAgcataaaaaaacaaatcattttaaaCATCTACCAAACGTTTTACCATATTTATTTACATTTAGTATGACAACATTTTAAAGCTCGATATTTTAACAACAACTAGTAAGTCTGTACTTTGTCAAGGTTctaaaaccaaatttccccTGTGAACAGTCCCTAATTAACCAAAGTTCGGTGAGTTCCCTGTGCCACTCATAGATACTTCGCCGTCAGCTCCTCCACCAGTTTGATGTACTCTTCCTTGGCCGTATCCTGTGGGGTTCCCTTCTTGTCGAGCCACGCCTGCCATTTGGCCTTGCCCTTCAGGTCCAGCATGCCGGGTTTATCGGTGGTGTTATCCCCAACGGTGGCCTGTTTGAACAGTGCGTACAGCACGAGTAGTTCCTGGTCCGAGGGGCGTTTCGTGAAGGTCTTAACCTTTTCGGCTGCTTCGTTGAATTTCTACAACAAAAAAAGCGGTGATTAATTCAGGGTGCGCTTATCGCGTTGCAACAGTGTTTGATCATGAGTTGACATAAAAACTTGAATTTTTAAAAGCACTTGAATTTTTAAAAGCACTGATTGAACATGAAACGGTGCAAGGGTTAATCATCGAAGCGataaaaacagaaataaaaaaacttaaaaatttaCCTGATCTAGTGACATATTTGTTGAAAGCTGGAGCTAGCGGTTATCTGGAATGaaacacaaaaacaaactattaaCACGTATCGTAACTTTAATTTAGTGTTAGTAGTCACGTTTCTGAGCAGACAACACCTTATCGAATACCTAACCATGTGTTACTGCTCGCTCAAAGTTAGGCAATGTTCCATGTACCCTGACTGACCCATCGGATTTTGCCTTCAGTGAATACCATCATATTAATACATATTAATGGCGGTATTATTTTACCGCAagtcactctctctctctagtTAAAAAAAGCAAACGAAATCAACAGTGTAGGGGATCCTGTCTAATACCCGGTGTTTCGTAGTCAAGTTAGAGGATCATCGTTTCCCCTAGCAAAAAAACAACGTTGATGGGTTCACCACGTAATACCATAATGATGCTTTGTTCATAAACTTGTACGGTATGTGATATGCCGTAAATGTGTGTACTAGGTTGACAAGTACGAATCGCGCCCATCGTCGGAATAGATTAAACCTCGGTAAATGTGCAACTAGTGATAACCATCACTAAATATGTTCAGCTAACGATAGATCCGAGCGCGATTTGATAGGCTAGCCTCTAGCCGGCTCAATTATTATTCTAATCATTTCCAAAGCACAACCCATAAGTGAACGGGGAACAAAGTCTATCAAGGCTCTTATCAGGCAATAAATGGAAGAGCTCTTTTTCTGTTCGGGTAGCACCGGCGTCGTCGTCGCCGATGAAGTTGAActtgaataacaaaaaaacgGATTATCGTTAGTCAAGCGCGACGAGCAGCGCGCTCGTTCGGAAAAGTGCATGTTTGCATGTTCAAAACATTTGAATTAATGTGGTCCACTTTTAGCATGAAGCTTTCGCCAAGGTCCTCACACACTATGACTCACTTGCTATTCCTTTCCTGGGGGTACGACGGAAAACCACATCAAAACTCTGCCGCCCAAGTGCGAAtcatgatttgcaaaaaaataaagaGATAGAAATCACTGCGATCGTATCTACGCAAAAgggggcaaatttttcaaaatattcgcACGGTAAGTGACGTCACGTAAGTATGTAGTCGAGTGGGTACGAAAATAGAAAGAATGAAACATTAATTTATGCAAATAGACAGTTGAGGAATGTATTGGTAGAGCTTTGAACTGTCcggttttgaaatttgaatatcaaaattaaaattatgtttaacACTCGAGAATGCTGACGTCAATCGAAACAGCGGAGTGTTTTGGCAATTCCAAAAGAGATAACGTCAGCTAGGATGGCGACACGTGCTGGCAATGTTACGTAAATAGGATTAATTTGGCGGAGTTTGTGGACTCGTTGGTTCACCGGACATGATTAATAGATTGGCCTAGATCGGGTCTGGTGCTAAGCCTAGCCTAAGGCacgaataattttttaattaactattcttaaaaaaattacacGGAACAATTTTTTCATGCTAGTTTTCTATCGGTGACTAGTAAAACGCATCTCAAAAGGCAACTTTAATCCCTAAGGGACACAGAAAAGAGAATTGCGTATAGTTGTTAAATTTTTCTTCCATATTTTTCTTCTGAATGATCGCAATTCAACATCTTCTGTTATGGAAAAGAAGACGAGTAGCTGTTTTTGTTTTAGTTCTAAACTTAGTttgagctcgtagtcggcagcgaggataaaaaatttgcctatAGTTTATAAGATACTACTTTATAAGAATGTTTTTCCCATACGGACTCTGCATTCTTAGAATAATTTAGCCAAACTTGATCAAAAACGTGTTCTAGCTTCGCATACTACTGTTTTTGTTCATAGTATCGACACTTGATAAACAGCAGCGCCGCGCATGAGCAGTGGCTTCAAAATCACAGTTGAGAAATGTAATATTTACTGAAATCATCAGCAATTATGTAATCGTTTCAAGAATGTCTGTTAAATTCAATTATAAACATTGGTTTATTTGACGCATAAACGCGTCATGACGTACAATATTTGAACCAAAATGTTGAGAGTATCTCCGCCCATTTTTGAGTTATTTAATTCTATTATTTCCGTtacgcaaaatactaaaattcgaattcaatttaaataatgaaattttGGTGTTGCGGGTGCGGTTTGAAGACAAACTAATTTAATTTCGTGTTGTCCGTCGTGAGATTCAGAGTCAGCAGATAAACCATCTTTctcaagtgtttttttttttttttgaatgaatttttcttatgatttttaattatttttgataGATTTTTCATATATGAATTCGGCATTCGCATTAGGACATTACGCATTAAACGAACTACCCATTACGGTAGGGCAAACTGATCGATTTCCCAGAGCCAAGTATTTTCTGTTTCTTCaagggccccaaacaatcctaatcCTACCGAAAGTCTTggtgcattgcatttcaaatttgtttgaAGATTTATATgcgaaaacttattttttcacATTCCCCTCTCTAGATAGTTCAGTAATGCTGTAATAATGCACTTTATGTCCCTAAAgaaagctatagctgttcaaagttgatttgATGCTGAAAATCGTTTTCTCTCCCAACActaccagtgtaccggcgtcaatAGGATTTCCATTAGAAGTAACCTGTCATATCgcgtttatacactcagctggattaAGCAAACAcatttaggtcaatattttaGGCCCAGGTAGGATAAACAACATGTtgcagaggttacttctgatggaaatctgactgacgccggtacactaaTAGTGTTGGcagcagtgttgttagtctcactcatagaCAGTATGCAACACCTCGAGTGAGGTTCTGGTTGCTACcgatatcacacactggagTATACTCTCGTTCtttttcactttcttttttgctcGCATTCACTCCCGAAATCATATGCGCACACTCCCCAAGAAACCTTTTTTGGCTGAATAAGCGCTGTTATAACTAATCTTATTCAGCTGACGGCTGAACATAggtcgaataatgtatttctaagCGTTTAATCAGCTTTTAATTAGTCGATTTTGGAGAACTAAATCAGCTACCTTTTTCATTCGGCTTCCTAAATAGCCCACGGGCGTAATAAGAAATAGCTCAAACATTTGAACAACATTTATACATGCTGATCGAttctgtagaagcgattattcattctttgtaaagcttgtagaaaaactcttttacagCCAACAGTAGCTGGCTTATAGTCTTAATAGGtgctttttcagttttattacaGCTATAATAAATATGATTCAAAATATATAATAGTCTTAATtagacattttttttgcttaggCGATTCGAACAAATCtaaatttttccaatttttgcacttttgtgtgtatttttcatcgtttatttttctattattgttagtgaaaattacctttttagtaTCCAATTAATTTACTGCCAGTCTCGAATCTCGAACTCATGCTCATGAGGTTCCTGGTAGAACGCGGTATCGCATTCGTCTATCTTGACATACATGCATACGTATCGATTTAACCCGTATATATATTTCCAGTTAATTTCATAAATAATTTTACATTGGCTGTACTTGTACTGAATTGTAGCTGAACAAGCGCTTCAGCATTTGTATCATATCCCTTGAACACGATAGAAAACGTTTTGTCAAAGTGACTGTCCTCTGTAATTGGTCGATTTAATACAAGGCACTGTTGAATTTTAATATTAGTGAGTACGGCTGGCCGTGCTGCAAAAACTATCATTATTTTCCGTTTGCACTGTTTGTTTCTGTTTACGAAGTGGATAAACTAGTAATGATTTCTACAATTGCTACAATTAGAGATACAAATGCTAAAGCGCTTGTTCAGCTACAGTTCAGTATATATACAGCCAATGTAAAactgtttatgaaataaactggaAATATATGTACGGGTTAAATCGATACGTATTCATGTATGTTAAGATAGACGAATCGGCAACGTGTTCTACCAGATACGTCATGAGCATGAGTTCGAGAttcgagaattttttttttgaaattggaaTTGGAGAATTGGAtactaaaaaggtaattttcactaacaataatagaaaataagcgatgaaaaatacacacagaatacaaaaaaatcgaaagatttaGATGTGTTCGAATCGCCTTAACAATAAAAGAAATATCTAATTTAAACGAATATATATTTCAAATTATATTTATCGTAGCTGTAATAAAGCTTAAAAGCACTTTTTCAGAAAgacagaatgtacaattttagcCATGGAATTGTCTTATAGGCGCTTATTTAAACTAAAAGCCAGCTACTGTTGGCTGTAAAAGAATTTTTCTACAAGCTGTACAAAGaatgaataatcgcttctacagaaTCGATCAGCATCTATAAATGTTGTTCAAATGGCTGAGTTATTTCTTATTAAGTCCGTGTTCGGCTATTTAGGAAGTTGAATGTAACAGGTAGCTGATTTAGCTTTACAAAACCGACTGATTGaaagctgattaaacacttAGAAATGCATTATGCGACCTATGTTAAGCCGTCAGCTACataagattagttataaaagcgcttatttagccaaaaaatgtttcttcggAAGTATCAAGAAGCGTTTATTCAACCAGTTCGTTTAGTGTTTAATTAATGTTGTCTAATAGCtattttttaaatcgaaatagcGCTTAACCAGCCAACAATTAAATAATGGCGTGGAGTATTTCACGCCATTTAACCACGCATCGATTTAACCCGTATATATATTTCCAGTTAATTTCATAAATGATTTTACATTGGCTGTACTTGTACTGAATTGTAGCTGAACAAGCGCTTCAGCATTTGTATCATATCCCTTGAACACGATAGAAAACGTTTTGTCAAAGTGACTGTCCTCTGTAATTGGTCGATTTAATACAAGGCACTGTTGAATTTTAATATTAGTGGGTACGGCTGGCCGTGCTGCAAAAACTATCATTATTTTCCGTTTGCACTGTTTGTTTCTGTTTACGAAGTGGATAAACTAGTAATGATTTCTACAATTGCTACAATTAGAGATACAAATGCTAAAGCGCTTGTTCAGCTACAATTCAGTATATATAAAGCCAATGTAAAactgtttatgaaataaactggaAATATATGTACGGGTTAAATCGATACGTATTCATGTATGTTAAGATAGACGAATCGGCAACGTGTTCTACCAGATACGTCATGAGCATGAGTTCGAGAttcgagaatttttttttgaaattggaaTTGGAGAATTGGAtactaaaaaggtaattttcactaacaataatagaaaaataagcgatgaaaaatacacacagaatacaaaaaaatcgaaagatttaGATGTGTTCGAATCGCCTTAACAATAAAAGAAATATCTAATTTAAACGAATATATATTTCAAATTATATTTATCGTAGCtgtaataaagctgaaaaagcactttttcagaaagacagaatgtacaattttagcCATGGAATTGTCTTATAGGCGCTTATTTAAACTAAAAGCCAGCTACTGTTGGCTGTAAAAGAATTTTTCTACAAGCTGTACAAAGaatgaataatcgcttctacagaaTCGATCAGCATCTATAAATGTTGTTCAAATGGCTGAGTTATTTCTTATTAAGTCCGAGTTCGGCTATTTAGGAAGTTGAATGTAAAATGTAGCTGATTTAGCTTTACAAAACCGACTGATTTAAGGCTGATTAAACACTTAGAAATGCATTATGCGACCTATGTTAAGCCGTCAGCTAaataagattagttataaaagcgcttatttagccaaaaaatgtttcttgggaAGTATCAAGAAGCGTTTATTCAACCAGTTCGTTTAGTGTTTAATTAATGTTGTCTAATAGCtattttttaaatcgaaatagcGCTTAACCAGCCAACAATTAAATAATGGCGTGGAGTATTTCACAAGTTTTTTCAAACCTGAATTTATTGCTTGTTCAGCTAATAaatcaacctga encodes:
- the LOC129724708 gene encoding acyl-CoA-binding protein homolog is translated as MSLDQKFNEAAEKVKTFTKRPSDQELLVLYALFKQATVGDNTTDKPGMLDLKGKAKWQAWLDKKGTPQDTAKEEYIKLVEELTAKYL